One part of the Papilio machaon chromosome 5, ilPapMach1.1, whole genome shotgun sequence genome encodes these proteins:
- the LOC106714523 gene encoding mucin-5AC-like isoform X12 — MRAGVWSAAALLLLAAVTAALRTAQVEGVRNSRRLSNFDSRGSTSTEKIDDAQPTFRSRSYRRRDETSTPVARDITRSKSRNRAPEPLTSNAVTEQSPTDNGRNERFDSRRTNRIRSRPIESQNAVTTFPSRDSTVNNKARQSNRRSQYTTTTVSSLAPSSSVTSNFRRDVNRRAQTTTTEAVTILSSPTLDEFKSEITASSFDDFTRTVPKEEDITTVQFKKRSTTAKSVEVETQASTKAPRTRGRVSPKTNIKLDDMASSGATNILSISENNLIVEKSSEDAKKSRKLRYRTRLSETDTNLTGEGITTSNEIIKTSRKQLKQPESRTTTLAPTERKVQRNVERNSSKSSIVKSMRVVRRPVSRGNENGTTLPKVKTSDEIGDDDNYPASFKAIIQAKNASTQVSSPPSESLSVKATHTAINTNTKTSLPSNTSIESNNFTRLRSKLNTTENDVKNGDEKLSDSPLDSPKLKSEEYKLRGTYSSRPRKVKTENLKTTTTTSSPNAVKTSYKYTRKLRTTTSSPVDFKSSESPRKFKRFESGQSPQTASRPLYSRTKIGKNIDKPAETVTDDSSRNNLNTSVLNNSVKLPRTSYYSRLRNNVKNGITTTAESANTDINNPFKAAKKTENTAETPLIYTMLNKQTKAMSEETNSDTKGEFLLAVSSKESQENNVETDPVTNAEESENMPVINVFSTTQKYHANYKDQGLGNDRQKNEYVATSATPVIRNIQTRKYTRKIFKSKENVESSSVNPVSKSKERALRKYSDTFSKTTEASTNGITTDPEKPKSRFSSKYRASNLDKPFYKPTVPTVTTTTAWLKFFVTDRQLTKSIKEPKWFDGNDFNDDTTELISRQNATTMAFTHQSSELEVGEEILLGPDMNAISFTQTRSALSSADLRLSESLEKPSQVMNVEASNHSPSVTVSIFDALAEILTSTPRIQISTTTDVPQQTFTDSVVKQTLNSVSSNNNVNSVSDFSSQGTSTSTESLTTITTVQNTDQTTPTVLNRLSVEESVSTSLNMKENTMSTNNPQTTLTPTPTTPISARRPFAIKVLYSDTERPTDVPMTSSKSTTKWSTTENTKMTKQIRTEKPNDGQGNTVFKFIPIDEITVPPQETNVLTLASTKAPSKSNNEKEVQIVTPISVMEINSPTPEIQTSLKNIDEPTTTVQPTVGTPNVITLADNNIQSTMITSTTNPITTVQPKIESTTSNLRTTTFNSIENSNTITTTVKNVITTFEPTTERYIPDLLTTLTTTSMPLVTTTDIPSTTESVPVPNNSIFTTTEMTKTATDDIQGNNNINQENANLLQMLQSILSTNTKSSSSQEIDQMKLLQALLLSAKDNVKDKQKSLQTTTVRTIQDEIRQFEEDTKFLKALLQATGRDPAELNIPNLNDIKPTLAVTTTMKPITTTTQAPAPTTTSVIKSTTSIAEDLKKIKEDTQLLQALLQATGQTVDTLNLPVISGITSNVRIASNPRTTSIESNPTTPMNVRPIYTTIQSTEKTTTQTNVPQTISTLPTLQEQQSTVKEDIGISTTYRPVQRRITTTTTPPEIYSTLSARRAPSLAQVTTEVPSTSTFSVEEDLAFLNNLKTVLNTNNNDDPEAALANRVIALAVERSLNELQTGTPKSSSPPNVVNSIRTTRPTTTTTTMTTTTVYIPPVSTQSTPSIEDDIKQFEEDTKLLQALLKATGQDPSKFNIPTLPSVNKPNKDNQPSVLASPKTTTKPFGVKIAVKDELKNVQDDAQLLQTLIKLKDAQETTTQRNKIAITGQSSDEALQKLIQKAKPTAMVSEATKSSVSLSTEYGNSNDALLAALLKEQGFGPTTASSLDEQVRLAALLNQVVVTPKARRTTTPPPPPPAPRRPILDGLAWLWQQWRDTAPGAGGAGAGAAGAGGSRTNSRRPAPAQAQAPASSPTAAATPAPSRVNWFGSGPFVGNADDRPASNRIPLEPPRAVAAEQSPGRGQLVSAAINVTRAFSQFLGAAIQGAAQTVQNVIRAGQKAATDVYTNGSG, encoded by the exons GTGGAAGGTGTCCGAAATAGCAGAAGACTTTCAAACTTCGACTCGAGAGGCTCAACAAGTACGGAGAAGATTGATGATGCTCAGCCTACCTTTCGGTCCAGGAGTTACCGAAGACGTGATGAAACATCTACACCTGTAGCTAGAGATATCACCAGATCAAAATCCCGGAATAGGGCACCGGAACCTTTGACTTCCAATGCCGTCACAGAACAATCTCCAACAGATAATGGAAGGAACGAGCGATTTGATTCAAGGAGGACCAATCGGATACGAAGTCGACCTATAGAAAGTCAGAACGCCGTCACAACCTTTCCAAGTAGAGACAGTACTGTAAACAACAAGGCACGACAAAGTAATAGAAGATCACAGTACACTACAACTACAGTATCATCTTTAGCACCATCTTCATCAGTCACGAGTAATTTTAGGAGAGATGTAAATAGAAGAGCTCAGACAACTACCACAGAAGCGGTTACTATTCTCTCTTCGCCAACTCTTGATGAATTCAAAAGTGAAATCACAGCTTCTAGTTTCGATGATTTTACGAGAACGGTTCCAAAAGAAGAAGACATTACCActgttcaatttaaaaagagaAGCACGACAGCTAAAAGTGTAGAAGTAGAAACGCAAGCAAGTACAAAAGCACCTAGAACACGCGGGCGCGTCAGtccaaaaacaaatatcaaattagaTGATATGGCTAGTTCTGGTGCAACTAATATTCTAAGTATATCGGAAAATAATCTCATTGTAGAAAAATCATCTGAAGATGCAAAAAAATCACGTAAATTAAGGTACAGGACACGTTTATCGGAAACCGACACCAATCTCACGGGCGAGGGTATCACAActtcaaatgaaataattaaaacttcaaGAAAGCAGCTGAAACAACCAGAAAGTAGGACAACAACATTAGCTCCAACTGAAAGAAAAGTCCAGAGAAATGTAGAACGTAATTCTTCAAAGTCGTCGATCGTCAAGTCTATGAGAGTTGTTCGGCGACCAGTATCGAGAGGAAATGAAAACGGGACAACACTTCCAAAAGTGAAAACTTCAGATGAGATTGGAGACGATGATAACTATCCAGCAAGTTTTAAAGCTATAATTCAAGCTAAGAATGCTTCG ACACAAGTGAGCTCTCCACCCAGCGAGAGTTTATCAGTGAAAGCAACACATACAGCTATCAACACTAACACAAAAACCTCACTGCCTTCCAACACAAGTATTGAATCAAACAATTTTACACGG CTTCGCAGTAAATTAAACACAACTGAAAATGACGTAAAAAATGGAGACGAAAAACTAAGTGATTCTCCCTTAGATTCTCCCAAGCTCAAATCtgaagaatataaattaagagGTACATATTCTTCTAGACCACGAAAAGTAAaaactgaaaatttaaaaactacaacTACTACTAGTTCTCCCAATGCGGTAAAAACTTCATACAAATACACTAGAAAATTACGAACAACAACATCGAGTCCGGTTGATTTCAAATCGTCTGAAAGCCCTCGTAAGTTTAAAAGATTTGAATCTGGGCAATCACCACAGACTGCATCCCGACCACTTTATTCAAGAACAAAAATCggaaaaaatatcgataaacCTGCAGAAACTGTAACTGATGATAGTAGTAGAAACAATTTGAACACCAGTGTCTTAAACAACAGTGTGAAATTGCCAAGAACATCTTATTATTCACGTCTAAGAAATAATGTCAAGAACGGTATAACAACGACAGCGGAGTCTGCTAATACTGATATAAATAATCCTTTCAAAGCTGCCAAGAAAACAGAAAATACTGCTGAAACGCCATTAATATATactatgttaaataaacaaaccaAAGCTATGTCTGAGGAAACCAATAGCGATACAAAGGGAGAGTTTTTATTAGCTGTAAGTAGTAAAGAATCTCAAGAAAATAATGTGGAAACTGATCCAGTAACTAATGCCGAGGAGTCTGAAAACATGCCAGTAATAAACGTTTTCTCGACCACACAAAAATATCACGCTAATTACAAAGATCAGGGTTTGGGGAATGACCgacaaaaaaatgaatatgtaGCTACTTCGGCAACACctgtaataagaaatattcaaacaaGAAAGTATAcacgtaaaatttttaaatctaaagaaAATGTGGAATCTTCATCAGTTAATCCTGTATCGAAATCAAAAGAACGTGCACTCCGCAAATATAGTGATACTTTCTCGAAAACAACTGAAGCTTCTACTAATGGC ATTACTACCGATCCTGAAAAACCAAAAAGCAGATTTAGTTCAAAATACAGAGCCTCTAATCTCGATAAACCGTTTTACAAACCTACAGTACCAACAGTCACAACAACAACT GCTTGGCTGAAATTCTTCGTGACTGATCGTCAACTCACAAAGTCTATAAAGGAGCCGAAGTGGTTCGATGGCAATGATTTTAATGATGATACAACAGAATTAATATCAAGACAGAACGCTACAACGATGGCATTCACTCACCAATCATCTGAACTG GAAGTGGGTGAAGAAATTCTTTTAGGTCCAGACATGAACGCTATCTCTTTTACTCAAACACGAAGTGCATTGTCTTCAGCAGATTTAAGACTTTCTGAGAGTTTAGAAAAGCCATCACAGGTTATGAACGTAGAAGCCTCAAATCACTCACCATCAGTTACTGTCTCTATTTTTGACGCTTTGGCTGAAATTCTTACGTCTACACCCAGAATTCAAATATCTACAACAACAGACGTACCGCAACAAACATTTACAGATAGTGTTGTTAAGCAAACACTCAATAGCGTGAGTAGTAACAATAATGTAAATAGTGTCAGCGACTTTTCGAGTCAGGGCACATCTACGTCAACAGAGAGTTTAACTACAATAACTACTGTACAAAACACTGATCAGACTACACCTACTGTGCTTAACCGCTTGTCGGTAGAGGAAAGTGTTTCAACGTCACTAAATATGAAGGAGAATACAATGTCCACAAATAATCCCCAAACTACCCTAACTCCCACTCCAACGACTCCTATTTCCGCAAGGAGACCCTTTgccattaaagttttatattcagATACTGAACGGCCGACAGACGTACCAATGACTTCATCTAAATCCACAACCAAATGGAGTACGactgaaaatacaaaaatg ACTAAACAAATCAGAACCGAAAAACCCAACGATGGCCAAGGAAAcactgtttttaaatttataccaaTAGACGAAATCACTGTTCCTCCACAAGAAACAAATGTCTTAACGCTTGCTTCGACTAAAGCACCTTCGAAATCAAACAACGAAAAAGAAGTACAAATCGTGACTCCAATTTCAGTAATGGAAATTAATTCACCAACACCAGAAATTCAAACaagcttaaaaaatattgatgaaCCGACAACAACCGTTCAGCCTACTGTTGGAACCCCTAATGTAATAACACTTGCTGATAACAACATTCAGTCAACAATGATAACTTCCACAACCAATCCAATAACAACAGTTCAACCTAAGATAGAAAGCACAACTTCCAATTTAAGAACGACTACCTTTAACAGTATAGAAAATTCAAACACGATAACGACAACagtgaaaaatgtaataactaCATTTGAACCTACAACGGAAAGATATATACCAGACCTGCTGACAACTTTAACAACTACAAGTATGCCACTAGTTACAACTACTGATATACCAAGCACCACAGAATCAGTACCAGTCCCAAATAATTCTATCTTTACAACAACAGAAATGACGAAAACTGCCACAGATGATATACAaggtaacaataatataaaccaGGAAAATGCAAATTTACTTCAGATGCTACAATCaattttatcaacaaatacaaaatcttCTTCGTCTCAAGAGATTGatcaaatgaaattattacaagCATTGTTATTAAGCGCTAAGGATAATGTAAAAGATAAACAGAAGTCACTACAAACTACCACTGTTCGCACAATACAAGACGAAATTCGTCAATTTGAAGAAGACACGAAATTTTTGAAAGCACTTTTACAAGCTACAGGTAGAGATCCAGCAGAACTTAATATTCCAAATCTCAATGACATAAAACCAACTTTGGCTGTAACGACAACAATGAAACCTATAACAACTACTACTCAAGCACCTGCGCCTACAACAACCTCtgtaataaaatcaacaacTTCTATAGCCGaagatttaaagaaaatcaaagaagaCACTCAACTACTACAGGCATTATTACAAGCCACCGGCCAGACTGTTGATACTTTAAATTTGCCAGTCATATCTGGGATAACTTCTAACGTGCGGATTGCTTCAAATCCCCGAACAACGTCTATTGAATCTAATCCTACAACTCCAATGAATGTTCGTCCAATATATACCACAATTCAATCAACAGAAAAAACTACAACACAGACTAATGTGCCGCAAACTATTTCTACATTACCTACATTACAGGAACAACAAAGTACTGTAAAAGAAGATATTGGTATTTCAACCACATATCGACCTGTCCAGAGAAGAATAACAACAACTACCACACCTCCCGAAATATATTCAACTTTAAGCGCTAGACGAGCTCCAAGCTTAGCACAAGTTACTACTGAAGTGCCAAGTACATCTACGTTTTCCGTTGAAGAAGATTTAGCATTTCTAAACAACCTg AAAACTGTATTAAATACGAATAATAACGATGACCCGGAAGCTGCTTTAGCAAACCGTGTTATTGCTCTGGCTGTAGAGAGAAGTTTGAACGAACTACAAACTGGAACACCAAAGAGTTCTTCCCCTCCAAATGTTGTAAACTCCATTCGCACAACTAGACCAACTACCACCACCACGACAATGACTACAACTACTGTATATATTCCTCCAGTCTCCACGCAAAGTACACCATCTATAGAAGACgatattaaacaatttgaagAAGACACGAAACTTTTACAGGCATTGTTGAAAGCAACAGGACAAGATCCATCGAAGTTTAACATACCAACATTACCAAGTGTAAAT AAGCCTAATAAGGATAATCAACCCAGCGTTTTGGCATCGCCAAAAACGACAACAAAACCATTTGGAGTGAAAATAGCTGTTAAAGatgaattgaaaaatgttcAAGATGATGcacaattattacaaacattaataaagTTGAAAGACGCGCAAGAAACAACGACTCAGAGAAATAAAATCGCAATCACAG GCCAATCTTCCGATGAAGCTcttcaaaaattaatacaaaaagcaAAACCAACAGCTATGGTATCAGAAGCTACAAAATCATCTGTCTCTTTGAGTACTGAATATGGAAATAGCAATGACGCTCTCCTTGCGGCGTTACTTAAAGAGCAAGGATTCGGTCCAACCACGGCAAGTTCTTTGGATGAACAAGTTCGACTCGct GCCTTACTGAACCAAGTGGTAGTGACGCCGAAGGCTAGGCGGACGACTACCCCTCCGCCGCCGCCCCCGGCGCCGCGGCGGCCTATCCTGGACGGCTTAGCCTGGCTCTGGCAGCAGTGGCGGGACACGGCACCGGGCGCGGGAGGCGCAGGTGCGGGAGCTGCTGGTGCGGGGGGCTCTAGGACAAACAGCAGGAGACCCGCCCCTGCGCAGGCTCAGGCGCCCGCGTCTAGTCCCACGGCGGCCGCGACACCGGCTCCTTCGAGGGTCAACTGGTTTGGCTCCGGACCGTTCGTTGGAAACGCTGATGATAGACCGGCGTCCAATCGA ATACCTCTGGAGCCACCGCGCGCAGTCGCCGCTGAGCAGTCCCCGGGCCGGGGGCAGCTTGTCTCTGCTGCGATTAACGTCACTAGAGCTTTCTCTCAGTTCCTTGGAGCGGCGATACAG GGCGCAGCACAGACTGTACAAAATGTCATACGAGCTGGTCAAAAGGCGGCAACGGACGTTTACACCAACGGCTCCGGGTAG